The Brienomyrus brachyistius isolate T26 chromosome 7, BBRACH_0.4, whole genome shotgun sequence DNA segment TTAGACTTTCTGCAAAAACaggaactgtctggcagggagctggcagggagcaaaaacatgaactgctggcagggagctgggagggagcaaaaacatgaactgctggcagggagctgggagggagcaaaaacatgaactgtctggcagggagctgggagggagcaaaaacatgaactgctggcagggagctgggagggagcaaaaacatgaactgtctggcagggagctgggagggagcaaaaacatgaactgtctggcagggagctgggagggagcaaaaacatgaactgctggcagggagctgggagggagcaaaaacatgaactgtctggcagggagctgggagggagcaaaaacatgaactgtcttTGGGTCCCGGTGGATCGGGTCAGGAAACACTGGCCTAACATACCTCATACATTTCACAAAGGTGCAGAGAAATTAGCCGAATGCTTAATGCTGCTAGTCTAAAACAAGAATATAATGGGAACAGCCTAAAACTGTCCCATTCACTGCATTGCCACATGGCTtagttcacacacagactggcatTTGATTGGTGGACGTTTGCTCCTCCCACTCCGCTCTTCATCTCTCTCACCTGGCAACATCTCATCAAAGCTGGATTTGGCCTCTGGGTGGCGCAGCAGCGACTTGGGTGTGAAGATGATGAGCTGTGATTGGGGGGTAAAGGGAGACGGTCAGACCTTTAACTGAGGGTGCCAGTGGGTTTGGGGGAATATCAGTTAAGACTCACAGGTTTCCTGAAGGGCAGCAGGATCTGTCTTCTCAACACATGGAAGTAATTGCTGGGAGTGGAGCAGTTGACCACAATCCAGTTGCAACCATATAGCTGCCTGACCGCAAAGTCCTCTGTTATTTTCTGCAGCATGAAGGAGTTAGAGATCAGGGAGTATTTAATGCACATTTAATGCAGCAAACACATCTGATTACCCAACAACAATTCATTAAATTACTTCACAACTTCATTAAATTAGCCTGTTGCTCCTCACTAATGCTGCAATATAAGCAAGATGATTCGGGGTTCAGCAAAAGAATTATTATGACTGTATAGGTTTTGGGTCCAgagagtataaatccagaccaagattttatttcaaccaagcagttgagcAGGTACACAGAATACTCAGctggatggttgaaacaaaatcctggtcggGATTTGTATTCTCCAGACCAGAAATCTCCAGCTCTGCTGTAACTTCATTTAGCTTCAGGCTGTGAGAAGGTGACTTACTGGGAAAACATCTGGGTCATCGTTGCACATCTGCAAGAACCTTTCTGGACGAGCAGATGAGTGTTCTGGGCCCTGGGGGAGGGTTGTACAGAGGGGTAGAACTGTAACAGAATCTTCTATCAATCACAGTTTCAAACTGGTCAACCATAGGCTCTCTCgccatgatttaaaaaaagcGTAGTTCTTGAGAACGCAAATGGTCTATTTGTTACGAATCCATGGGGAGCCAACAAAATGAGGGTGATATCTGATAGATGCTGACCATGCCCTCCATGCCGTGGGGCAGCAGCATCACGATGCCGTTCTGACGGACCCACTTGGCCTGGCCGGAGGAGATGAACTGGTCGATGATGCCCTGGGCCGTGTTGTGGAAATCTCCGAACTGGGCCTCCCACAGGACCAGGGAGTTGGGGCTGGCCATGGCGAAGCCCAGCTCAAAACCTGCCCGCCCCCGGAAGAAGAACAGAGTGGAGGATGGGGGAAAAATACCTACAGGCCATTCGCCGACGAGCATTTTAGCCAAACATAAGCATTTTAACACATAATCAAGGTATGAGCATCCTAGCCCTGACTCATCAGTACTGTACTCTTCGCTCGTGGGAGTATTGTTCATGAGGGCagaaaaaaattattggttcagagagagaaccaatcagattgtagaggagatgGGTCCAagtaactagaggaggcgggaccaactatcagatgtcttggtcttgCCTCCGCTCGTTACTTGAACCCACCCCCAAGTAGAACTCCCACTAGTGTACTGTTCACATCTATCAAGACTTTGAGAATAATGGTGGAGGGTTGGGCTATCATGTATATATAAAAGGCCATGGGTACTGTATTGGGAGGGGCAGACTGACCCAGCACGCCATACTCTGAGAGGGAGCTGTTGCACACAGTGTAGGGCGCCTGCTTTGGGGACAGGTGGTTCATAGGAACGCAGGTCCTCTTGTCGACGTTCTGGTCGTGCAGCACATGGTGACGGTGGCTGTGGAGAGAAGAAGTAAGGGGAGGAGCAACGAGGAAGGGAGCAGGTCAGCTGGGCAAAAACATCACCTTTATTTAAGCACAAGGTAACATAGATAGGTAGATaggtggctggatggatggatggagaaccTTTATTTATCCAGAAGGAAATTTAGGAAACATGCtaaaaaaactatttccaaCTTTAAATTAATATCATGAATAATGTGCTAAGAGTCAATCAGAGTAACAAAGAACTGCACAGAGATTACAGTTTGTCCATTGCTGCGGGTGGACGGGCTGGGCCTTCACTGCGAACCTGAAGGTGCCCCTCTCGACGTCCTGGCCACTGAGGCGCACGTGGATGCCTTCCTGGAGCAGCGAGCCGAAGGCCATGTATTCGGCCAGGGCCCAGTCCACCGTGTGCCGCTGGATCATGGCTCCCCGGCTACTCAGGACGCGTGTCAGTCCTGAGTCACAAGCAGGCGAGAAGCAGGAGTGAGGAGCTGCCCTGTGTGAATGGCGAGGCGtgtccacacacatgcacgtgtgtgtgaaaggCACTCCAGACATCCTTAGGCGTGTCATATTCTGGAATCCGGGCGCTCATATGTACTCCTGTCACCACACCTCTGTCATTGGTAAAAAATGCACGTGAGTGTGTGCTCTGTGTCTGGTAAAGAATGCATGGCATCACACACCTGCGTGGATAGTGAAATTTTCCACAGGCACAGAAGAGGCCACCTGGCCAATATGGACCAGCTCCTCCTCTTTCAGGCCCGTGGACGGGCAGGTCATACTCTTTGGCTGGCCGTCCAGAGTGAAGAAGCCTGTACATGCATCCGTAAAGGAGGAGAGAGACACCGGGACAGATCAGTCCTCCAAGGTCATGCCACAACCTTCAGACTCAAGACCTCAAGACTACATAATTACTTCATTCAAATAATGGAAGCATAAATATTTGCAGGGCCAGAGGTACAAGTTTGGAATTTGTTTAAAAAACTTCTAATGTCTACACCTGTTATGAGCTCATCCCTAAATCATCCTCTGGAAGGCTGGCAGTGGTAACCGAAATCAGAACCGCTCACCCATACCGGGTCATTCATAACTCACCCGGCCAGGGGGAGTCCAGCCAGTGTTTGATGTTGAGGATCTTCTCATCCTTGGAGCGAGTGTATGCGTCCTCGCAGATTTTGTCATACTTTGCCACCTCCTCCTGGAGGAGATCCACACACACTGTCTTAGCTCCCTCCATCTCCCCTCTGCCTCTCCCCACCCTACCACACTCTGGAGTGGATGATGTTACCTCGTACTCCTGCCTGGTAACGATGCCTTCCGTAATCAGCTTCTCTGTATACTTCTGAAGGACCCCTTTCTGCTTTTGGATCTTCTTGTACATCAGAGGCTGTGTGAACATGGGCTCGTCCATCTCATTGTGGCCATTCCGTCGGTAGCACAcctgaggacacacacacacacacacacacacacaggtttgtaattatatctttgtggggactctcccttcatttctatgggggaaacgttaatcccaacatgacaaccttaaccctcacccagctctaaccttaaccataagtaaccaaagaaaatacaagacatttttagttttttgatagcattcacagatctttgacctgaaaaatggtccccacagtgtcaaaaaaacaggtttttgtcacactGTGAGGTACattcggtccccacaatgtaatataaccctaacccacaaCACAGTAAACTTTAGCCTTACTCTGCATTTGCCTTAATGCAGTAGTGAAAGCAGCGATATTTCCTACCATACGCAGGGTTTCTGCAGGTAACTTTATTAAAGTCCAGTGATTCCAATGAATAACCGAAACCGTGGGTAAGAGCTGTAAACCTGTCAAATTCGTATTTTAAGGCCTAAAATTCAGATTATTGGACTTTTTAAGGACCAACGGAAATAGGCCTATTGCGTAGAGTTCTAACAGCATGTGACATGTGACACTGCCACTTCCCTCGTACTTTCATAACCTCACAACCACTTGGAGCCAGGAAAAGACACGTAAATGACAGATTTAGCAATGTCACATTTACAGTAACCTTAAATGTCAGCTATACGTCTCTTCTAGTGGGACTGAAAGGAACTAGTAAGACTCAGAATAATTAGTTGGTTCTAGGAGCATGATTAAATGACTAAAATttctcaaaaaataaaaataaataccatcaaaagtttggacacacgtACCCATAGAACAGTTCATTTGTACCATTCTCTACATTTTcgaataattataaagacatgaaaactataaaataacatatatggaattatgcactgactaaaaaaatatttatttgggggggagAGGCAGTTCTGTGgtttgggactcagaaggttgccagttcaaatccctgggtcggcAGAGCGATGTCACccttggacccttgagcaagacccttaaaccCAATTACTTTATAGACTGCATGACCCCACTTTCTCCTCTATGCCACTCTCATGAGGCGGCCCCCTGGGGGGCTTTTCCAGcggtcctgaaggaggtcccacatacggtatatgctgagcactctgGGTCACTttcccttcactctctggtcaaactccacCAAAAACCATTTATACTGAGTTCATGTCTgacggccaggtcatgtgaggCAGCACTACCACCATCCACTGTAGACGGCTTGGCGTAACCAAACCTTTGATTGGTTGTAGGTAACACATATATCATGCCCAAAAGAGGCGGAGGCCTACCAGGTCCACGACCACGTCCTTGTGGAAGGTCGCACGCCATTCAGCCGCTACATTGCACACATACATGACGGCCTCGGGATCGTCGGCATTGACGTGGAAGATGGGCGCGTTGACCACGCGGGCCACGTCAGTGGGATAGGGGGAGGACCGCGCCATGCGGGGGTCTGTTGTGAAACCAATCTGAAGGTGTGGATTTGGAATGTTAGAACAAAAGGTGACacaagggcatttgtagtaacTCGTAATTAATTTACTTCTGGGAATTAATTTGGAATGCAACTGACCTGGTTGTTGACGACGACGTGCACGGTGCCATGTGTGGTGTAGGAAGGCAAGTCGCTCAGGTGGAATGTTTCGTACACGATGCCCTGCCCAGCGAAGGCAGCATCGCCATGCAGCAGGACGGGCATCACCTGCGACGCAGATGCTTGTCAGCACAGCTGCACCACACTTCCTCATGCCTCTTTCATGCCAGACTCGCTATTCCACAGCTTTCCGACAATCGGGTCCAAGAACTGACAGATATATGTACTGATTCACAGCTGAACGTTTGAACAAACCCTTCGTTGTTTGTTCCACTTATACTCAATGGCCAGTCTATTAGTTATCCTGGTTTATTAGAGCAAACAGCCAATCGTGTGGCTGCGACTGAATAGCGCACAGTTACTGTGTGGCTATGCATTAGAACAAAcatcttcattatttttttgaTGGTTCCAGCATACCTGACGCCCTCCTGGGGTCTTCACACACTACAATGTCATTAGTTTACAATATTAACATATTGCAGTAGTTTGGACATCCTGGTTTTGCCGAGTTCGATGTGTCCTTTGCGTTTCACTTTCGATAACCAATCACATTCTTCATCATATGACATCACCgcctttctttttcattttcaaaCTCTTGGCTTCCCGTCATCCAGTCATCATGCCAGGAacagtgtggctcagcaggggaATGCACCTGTGATCACAAGCTTGTTGTTTCATGACGTGTTATTAgttgtttgttatttttattttactacTATTATCATCCTGAAATGAAGACTCGCCCATACATTGTTCCATTCAGTCCTTGCAGGTAAACACGTCCCTATATTTTGTCTATATTTATCTTAACAAAAGGCAAACAGAATAAGACAGGTATTGTAGATATCTGTGCAACTTACTGCTTAACAGAAAACACTGGTTTTAATTAATGCGGTGATGTCATAAGATGAAGACcgtgattggttaaagaagtgaaacacaagcccctcccttgttgaccAAGGAACACATCGAATTCTGCAAAATCAGAACGTTGGTGGTAGTTCAatggctgaaaaaaaaatcctttgagGTCAAGGGATAATGGCTAGACTTGGTTAAAATTAACAGGAAGTCCACAAGTGTAAACACGAAAAGTACCAGCTAGGTGTAGCCAATAAAGTGGCCACTGACTACATATTGTCTGTTATGCTACCTTTCTGCTATTTTCTCCCAATATGGAATGAGCAAATAACATGCACAGTAATCTGCGAGGAGTTAAGGTGAGAGTGGAGCCCGTCAGGGATGTCGTGGAAGAACGTGGCACGGTCGTCACTGGGACTGTTACCCGCTTTCCGTCAGTGTCCCCACAGTAGAACTGCTCAGCTTTGGTCTTGCCCTGCACCACAGAGTCTACGGCTTCCAGGTGCGAGGGGTTGGCCATCAAGGACAACGTGACGTAGCGGTCCGTTGCCCGGTTGATGGTGCGATGGTACATTCCCAGGTGGTATTTCACATCTCCTGAACCCTGGCAAGACGCAGGAAAAGAGAAAACCTCATTTCAATAAGGAATATGGGCTACCTACCACAAGGAATCTGCTCCAAGTGGGACAAATGTGTAAAGAGAAGGTGGAGCCACATCCCCAGGTTAGATGTGTTGGAAGGGTCCCACTATCCCACCTCATCTGCAGCTTCCAGTTTGGAGTCAAACTGACAGAAGATCTGCTCCAGTTCCTTGCGGATGACATTGGCCAAGACATTGAGACGACCTCTAAGCACAGATGGGGAATATTTACATACTTTGAATGTAGAAATGTAACAGCATGAACTGTATGAGAATCTGAAATTCTCCATACTGAGCTTAATTAAGATTCAATTAATGAATAGATATAATTTAACTTAATCTTTTGGTTTTGGCCTGAGACCAAAACGATGACAGCCAAAATGGCCACCACAGTACGTGTACCTGTGTGACATGCCTATGATAACACTCTCCACACCGTTCTGGCTCGACTTGTCGATGATGGTCTTGAGGGCGGGGATGAGCGACTCGCAGCCCTCCAGCCCAAATCGCTTCTCTGAGGACCACTTCCTCTGTAGGAACTCTTCAAACCTGCCACGcgatgacagagagccaagcaaACTCTCAGGTTTGGAGTCCGAGCATGAGGAACGGCCAAGCATTGGCGGAGGCAGCAAGGAGACCACCATCGCTGACAACTAGTTAGTACTGGATGCCTCATTTTGTGAAGCTGTGTTCTATAGGCTTAACAACCAACTCCCCCAGCCCAGAGcattccaccactagggggcTTTTAGTTAGAACCTGCACATAACTATTCAGTTCCGATTTTTATCCAACATCTTTGCCAACACAGTTCCCTCGATGTCcttgaattatttttaaaaatattaaaagttgATATGACCAGATTGAGATGTTTGGGTTCTAGAACACCATGCAGCCAGACCCTAGCATCAATACCACGAAAGAAGCTACACTTCTGAGCTGCTTAAAAGCGCGATGAAGATACAGTTTAAAGAAGCATAAGGAGGTGTTGGCTAACTGACTGTGCCGTCAGGGGCCTGGAggtggtgggtgggtggataGGAGGAGAGCAGCGCTGACCTAGTGGACCGGATCATCCGGGCCAGTAGGGTTCTCTTCTCCTCCAGCGTGAACTGCATCACACCAGGCTTCTCAAACTTCTGCCGGATCCACTGGCACTGCTCCAGGTCATTGATGAACATGAACTCCACACCAATATGCTGGCAGTATGCCATCTAGACGGGAGGGGAATTACATATGAGCTACATACTGCTGTTCTGGTGCCTGACGGCAGTGAGCGAGTATGCAAGCTCCGCCCACTATTCTACCGACTCCTCCCTCACCCTAGTTTTCTGTCCCTATGCCAGTTGTGTGACTTTTACAAGAAGGGATTAATGTCATGACCCCTTCGTGCACATAGTTAACTGGAACTGGCTTTAAATGACATTTAGTGTTGTGTGACTAAGGTTGCCTGTTCCAGACCCAATACATTTAttgtttgtgtgtggggggaggtggggggctggCGGACCTCGAGGCGACGAATGATTTCCCTCAGGGGCAGGACACTCTCGTTGCCCCCAATgaaggtggtggtggggagTCGGAACATCTTGTCCAGATCGGCCTCCTCCAGCCTGTAGAATCCTGGATAGGTGAGGGAGGGTGTAAAGCAAAAATAGGGTGGGGAAGAGAAACgctggaggttatggggggcAAAGGGGGCAGAGCAACATAGACCAGAGACAGAGTGGTGCAGCAGAGCACCAAGGAAGacaaagaaaaaacacaataaacaaGCACTAGGGAATGTGGAGCAGGTTGGTTACAGGACATCAAAACTACGTTCCTGATGAGATACAGATATAGATAAATGCGTCAATGGTGCATTCATGTTATGTTAGAAATGAATACCAAGGCACCGGCAGAGAATGAGCCGTAAGGCAAACGCAGCAGTGCAAAGGGGGGCGAGAGATGAGTCAGTAAGAAGTGACAGGCTTGGGGGTGATacaaagctttttttttgcattttcaatAAAGGGTGTTCAGTGTGGTTTCAGTGGTGCTACTGTCATCATCAGCTGAATCAAGGGCGGTTCATCTGGATGCAATGAAAATGAGCAAATAGTGGGATTTGACAGGGAAAAGGCAACTAAATTCTGCTCCAAGCTGGTAACTCCTTGGTATCTTATTACACACATAAGGAGCTCATTGCAGCTCTACAACGTCTATAGTTACATATTAAAACCCTTATTTGGACCACTGCTTCTCGCTACCTTCCCTTCACCCTGGAAGTTTTTCCAAATTACATTTGCTGAAGTGTTGTCCCAACACCTTAAGGAACAAGTCAGCAAAGGCTGATTTTCACTCAAAACACCCCTTCACCGGGGGCATGTGGAAGGCTAGTGAAGTGTACGCATCATGTAAGAGAAATTCACCTTTGGTGACACCCCAGGCATAAAGGCATAAAACTTATACTTCAGTGATGACTCCATGCATACAGGCGAAGCATGGTAAGTCATCGAGGATGCAAGTGTGTCCCAATTCCACTTTTTGTCTATGCtatctcactcactcactcactcactcactcactccttCCCTTGTCAGCTTCATGAACTGTTAGACAGCAAGTCATTGAGGGAGGGAGCGAGGGacccattgaaaaaaaaaattgggatGTAGCCTATGAGTCCTATAATAAACCAGCATTCTTCAGATTTAGTTGGTAACAGCCGCAGCGGGCAGTCCTGCTGGTCCTGATCGGAAAGTGAAGTTATTCATTACAGGAACCTAAACCACGAGCAGTGGCCTCTTTATTTACAGGACAAATTGCATGTGAAAAATACCCTGCATGGTAGTCATCTGCTGCACGTCAGTGCTGGGGGAAAGGATGTTTATGACGAAAACCACCTTATGAagagcaaaaaacaaaacactgcaCAATAACCGGGCTAACAGCCAACGTGCAACGACTCCAATGTGGTTAAAGCAGTGGGAAAGACTCAGAAATTAAGATACCTACTCTAACACCAAAGTCCTGAGTGGCAGTGCAGAGACGGATTAGAGTTAAAAACCCAAAGCCTTTTGTTAATATGGGAAGGGTTTCAGGGGCGACTCGCGCCCCCCACTCTGTGAAAGCTTAAGATCACTGCCTCCCCATGTCTCCCTGTGAGAGGTCAGAGAATGAAATGCGCAGGGACAGCCCAAAGACCAGGGCCCATGTTGGCAACACGATCTGCAAAGGATACCAAGGGAGGAGAGAAAAAACAACCATCTGACCTGAAGCTGCAGAGCTAGACCCACACACTTTATGTGAtagaaaatattgcatttttACATGTTTAAGTAATTAATATGCTACATTATCATTACAGGATGAGCAATGACTTCTGAGAAACAGTCACGATGTTCTAGAACCCAAACATTAAGTACAGCTGACAACCCTGTATAAGAAGGTGAAGTTCTGAGATGCTCCATTCCTCCATTCTCACAATCACAAGATAAACCAGAGATTTCAGAACTCGTCTCTCCAGAAAACATCTAATCAGATTGTACAtccaccatccattttccaaactgcttatcctactgggtcgcggggggtccggagcctatcccggaagcaatgggcaggaggcagggaacaacccaggatggggggccagcccatcgcagggcacagattgTACACTATGCAAGAATATATAGTTCAACAACAAAGCGATAGAACACAGACTTTCTGGAGAACCTGGGAACGGAAGAGATTAAGCAGTGTGACGTCTACTGGGCCGCTCTGCATTCCCCTGAAGATAAACAGACAGCCGGGCTCATGATCATCTGTGTCGTATTAACAAAACAGAGAGGAGGGGCATCCCCACCCCTCAGGAGCTTCTCCATTTCTTCAGATCTGGCCACCACTGGGACCAGTTTGTTAAAAATTAGACTGCACGGTCCAAAGCCCATTGGAACGCATTCATGTGTTGTGTCCAAGGGTTGCTGTACAGCGTAATGTTCTGGTACTCACCATTTTATGGCAGATATTTCAACGTGAAGA contains these protein-coding regions:
- the LOC125745988 gene encoding 2-oxoglutarate dehydrogenase complex component E1-like isoform X2 — encoded protein: MHHIRTCATRLRPLMGPQAARCPLLWGLAANPRRGERQYMAPIAAERFLNRRSSNYMEEMYYAWLKDPKSVHKSWDVFFRKANAGSPPGTAYHTSSPMRVAHSQALVGAQPNMEKLMEDHLAVQSLIRGYQVRGHHIAKLDPLGISSSDAPGTVGFHRVGFYRLEEADLDKMFRLPTTTFIGGNESVLPLREIIRRLEMAYCQHIGVEFMFINDLEQCQWIRQKFEKPGVMQFTLEEKRTLLARMIRSTRFEEFLQRKWSSEKRFGLEGCESLIPALKTIIDKSSQNGVESVIIGMSHRGRLNVLANVIRKELEQIFCQFDSKLEAADEGSGDVKYHLGMYHRTINRATDRYVTLSLMANPSHLEAVDSVVQGKTKAEQFYCGDTDGKRVMPVLLHGDAAFAGQGIVYETFHLSDLPSYTTHGTVHVVVNNQIGFTTDPRMARSSPYPTDVARVVNAPIFHVNADDPEAVMYVCNVAAEWRATFHKDVVVDLVCYRRNGHNEMDEPMFTQPLMYKKIQKQKGVLQKYTEKLITEGIVTRQEYEEEVAKYDKICEDAYTRSKDEKILNIKHWLDSPWPGFFTLDGQPKSMTCPSTGLKEEELVHIGQVASSVPVENFTIHAGLTRVLSSRGAMIQRHTVDWALAEYMAFGSLLQEGIHVRLSGQDVERGTFSHRHHVLHDQNVDKRTCVPMNHLSPKQAPYTVCNSSLSEYGVLGFELGFAMASPNSLVLWEAQFGDFHNTAQGIIDQFISSGQAKWVRQNGIVMLLPHGMEGMGPEHSSARPERFLQMCNDDPDVFPKITEDFAVRQLYGCNWIVVNCSTPSNYFHVLRRQILLPFRKPLIIFTPKSLLRHPEAKSSFDEMLPGTHFQRLIAEAGPASQSPEGVKRLIFCTGKVYYDLTKERKARDMEHVVAITRIEQDQTWPAPHACSSSAHSCLRSPSTW
- the LOC125745988 gene encoding 2-oxoglutarate dehydrogenase complex component E1-like isoform X1, which produces MHHIRTCATRLRPLMGPQAARCPLLWGLAANPRRGERQYMAPIAAERFLNRRSSNYMEEMYYAWLKDPKSVHKSWDVFFRKANAGSPPGTAYHTSSPMRVAHSQALVGAQPNMEKLMEDHLAVQSLIRGYQVRGHHIAKLDPLGISSSDAPGTVGFHRVGFYRLEEADLDKMFRLPTTTFIGGNESVLPLREIIRRLEMAYCQHIGVEFMFINDLEQCQWIRQKFEKPGVMQFTLEEKRTLLARMIRSTRFEEFLQRKWSSEKRFGLEGCESLIPALKTIIDKSSQNGVESVIIGMSHRGRLNVLANVIRKELEQIFCQFDSKLEAADEGSGDVKYHLGMYHRTINRATDRYVTLSLMANPSHLEAVDSVVQGKTKAEQFYCGDTDGKRVMPVLLHGDAAFAGQGIVYETFHLSDLPSYTTHGTVHVVVNNQIGFTTDPRMARSSPYPTDVARVVNAPIFHVNADDPEAVMYVCNVAAEWRATFHKDVVVDLVCYRRNGHNEMDEPMFTQPLMYKKIQKQKGVLQKYTEKLITEGIVTRQEYEEEVAKYDKICEDAYTRSKDEKILNIKHWLDSPWPGFFTLDGQPKSMTCPSTGLKEEELVHIGQVASSVPVENFTIHAGLTRVLSSRGAMIQRHTVDWALAEYMAFGSLLQEGIHVRLSGQDVERGTFSHRHHVLHDQNVDKRTCVPMNHLSPKQAPYTVCNSSLSEYGVLGFELGFAMASPNSLVLWEAQFGDFHNTAQGIIDQFISSGQAKWVRQNGIVMLLPHGMEGMGPEHSSARPERFLQMCNDDPDVFPKITEDFAVRQLYGCNWIVVNCSTPSNYFHVLRRQILLPFRKPLIIFTPKSLLRHPEAKSSFDEMLPGTHFQRLIAEAGPASQSPEGVKRLIFCTGKVYYDLTKERKARDMEHVVAITRIEQLSPFPFDLVKAEADKYAGAELVWCQEEHKNQGYYNYVKPRLRSSTADSRAVWYAGRDPAAAPATGNKMTHGVELRRFLNTAFNLDGFRGRS